Proteins encoded within one genomic window of Amycolatopsis nigrescens CSC17Ta-90:
- a CDS encoding TetR/AcrR family transcriptional regulator, protein MPRKVDHDSRRRRIAEAVCALISRRGLEGASLREVATEAGVSMGAVQRCFSTKEDMLAFAQEHVNQRISAQARARIAGSPRPDSIATMLEQTLAAMLAAEDDELVEARVWIAFTAQSAVAPALAAIQRGHCAGLAELLAVLLRAGQDNGQIRAGLDIEHETETLIALADGLTIQILLGRHTRDSALATLHTRLDDLWVRDT, encoded by the coding sequence ATGCCGAGGAAGGTGGATCACGACAGCAGGCGCCGGCGGATCGCGGAAGCGGTGTGCGCGCTGATCAGCCGCCGCGGCCTGGAGGGGGCGAGCCTGCGCGAGGTGGCCACGGAGGCAGGCGTCTCGATGGGCGCCGTCCAGCGGTGCTTCAGCACCAAGGAGGACATGCTGGCTTTCGCCCAGGAGCACGTGAACCAGCGGATCAGCGCGCAGGCGCGAGCGAGGATCGCCGGATCCCCGCGACCGGACTCGATCGCGACCATGCTGGAGCAGACCCTGGCCGCGATGCTCGCGGCCGAAGACGACGAACTGGTTGAGGCACGGGTATGGATCGCCTTCACCGCCCAGTCCGCCGTCGCACCGGCGCTGGCCGCCATCCAGCGCGGCCACTGCGCGGGACTGGCCGAACTGCTCGCCGTGCTGCTGAGAGCCGGGCAGGACAACGGCCAGATACGGGCCGGCCTCGACATCGAACACGAAACCGAAACCCTGATCGCCCTCGCCGACGGGCTGACCATCCAGATCCTGCTCGGCCGGCACACCCGCGACTCCGCACTCGCCACGCTGCACACCCGGCTCGACGACCTGTGGGTCCGCGATACCTGA
- a CDS encoding alpha/beta hydrolase, whose translation MTSRKNTGPARRAFARRGFLGMTALAATGCAASGKPETRQQSPIFVLVHGANGNAGFFAPTLSGLALAGYRALAVDLPGHGPNGHFPAGYQAPQDLAALAAEPSPLARITLADNVRHVVGVVRQAAAHGPVILVGHSMGGATITRVANEVPDLIARLVYFTAFCCTRLRSVLDCFMIPEGAGTLLPAIPSLGDPQRTAVARTNWRSADPAFLADAKAALAADYDDAAFLAALNTMEPDEAWALTTDDARGDAATWGRVPRSYLRCTRDRAIPLALQDRMISEADEVTPHNRFDVRSLDAPHLGPRDPRLLAETLRTLVVSS comes from the coding sequence ATGACCTCGCGGAAGAACACCGGACCGGCAAGGCGTGCGTTCGCCCGCCGGGGCTTCCTCGGCATGACCGCGCTCGCCGCGACCGGCTGTGCGGCGAGCGGAAAGCCGGAAACCCGGCAGCAGAGCCCGATCTTCGTGCTCGTGCACGGCGCCAACGGCAATGCGGGCTTTTTCGCTCCCACCCTTTCCGGCCTGGCATTGGCCGGATACCGCGCGCTGGCCGTCGATCTGCCCGGACACGGCCCGAACGGGCACTTCCCAGCTGGTTACCAGGCACCGCAGGACCTCGCCGCGCTGGCGGCCGAGCCGTCGCCGCTGGCGCGGATCACCCTGGCCGACAACGTCCGGCACGTGGTCGGCGTAGTCCGGCAGGCGGCCGCACACGGGCCGGTGATCCTGGTCGGCCACAGCATGGGCGGGGCCACCATCACCAGGGTCGCCAACGAGGTCCCCGACCTCATCGCGCGTCTGGTCTACTTCACCGCCTTCTGCTGCACACGGCTGCGAAGCGTCCTCGACTGCTTCATGATCCCTGAAGGAGCCGGGACGTTGCTGCCCGCTATTCCCAGCCTGGGGGACCCGCAGCGGACCGCGGTAGCCCGCACGAACTGGCGCTCGGCCGATCCCGCTTTCCTCGCGGACGCCAAGGCAGCGCTCGCCGCCGACTACGACGACGCGGCTTTCCTGGCCGCGCTCAACACCATGGAGCCCGACGAAGCCTGGGCGCTGACCACCGATGACGCTCGCGGCGATGCCGCCACCTGGGGACGTGTTCCGCGTAGCTACCTGCGCTGCACGCGGGACCGGGCGATCCCGCTCGCCCTTCAGGACCGGATGATCTCCGAAGCAGACGAGGTTACCCCGCACAACCGGTTCGACGTCCGTTCCCTGGACGCACCGCACCTCGGGCCGCGGGATCCGCGGCTGCTGGCCGAAACGCTTCGAACGCTCGTCGTGTCATCGTGA
- a CDS encoding aldo/keto reductase — MPAPNTLTIGGDLPVHRLGFGAMRLHGDTPQRRAESVAIARRAVELGITLIDTADAYDLGGNEELLAEALHPYWEGVVVATKAGQCRPGGAWVPLGRPEYLRQQCELSLRRLRLERIELFQLHRIDPTVPLPDQIGALKRLQEEGKVRHVGLSEVSVEQLAEASRITAIASVQNRYNLTDRRSEPVLDHCERRGIAFLPWLPIAPTTRSGGDLVDTVAAGLGATRAQVALAWLLRRSPVMLPIPGTSSREHLEQNRAAADLELSDSDFSALDSLADRGAVKR, encoded by the coding sequence GTGCCCGCCCCGAACACCCTGACCATCGGCGGTGACCTGCCGGTACACCGGCTCGGCTTCGGTGCCATGCGACTGCACGGCGACACCCCGCAGCGCCGCGCCGAGTCCGTCGCGATCGCCCGGCGCGCCGTCGAACTCGGCATCACCTTGATCGACACCGCGGACGCCTACGACCTCGGCGGTAACGAGGAGCTCCTCGCCGAAGCGCTGCACCCCTACTGGGAAGGCGTCGTGGTCGCCACCAAGGCCGGGCAGTGCCGCCCCGGCGGCGCGTGGGTCCCCCTCGGCAGGCCGGAATACCTGCGCCAGCAGTGCGAGCTGAGCCTGCGCAGGCTGCGGCTGGAGCGGATCGAGCTGTTCCAGCTGCACCGGATCGACCCGACGGTGCCGCTGCCCGACCAGATCGGCGCCCTCAAGCGCTTGCAGGAAGAAGGCAAGGTGCGGCACGTCGGGCTCTCCGAGGTGAGCGTCGAGCAGCTCGCCGAGGCGAGCCGGATCACCGCCATCGCCAGCGTGCAGAACCGGTACAACCTCACGGACCGGCGCTCGGAACCGGTGCTGGACCACTGCGAGCGCCGCGGCATCGCCTTCCTGCCGTGGCTGCCGATCGCGCCGACCACCCGCTCTGGCGGTGACCTGGTCGACACGGTGGCGGCCGGGCTCGGCGCGACCCGCGCGCAGGTCGCGCTGGCCTGGTTGCTGCGGCGCAGCCCGGTCATGCTGCCGATCCCCGGCACGTCTTCGCGCGAGCACCTGGAGCAGAACCGGGCGGCCGCCGACCTCGAACTGTCCGATTCGGACTTCTCCGCCCTCGACTCGCTCGCCGACCGAGGAGCGGTCAAGCGATGA
- a CDS encoding LysR family transcriptional regulator codes for MLSLERLRVLRAVRDTGSVRGAAGSLHVTTSAISQQLARLEREAGQQLLERFGRGVRLTSAGTLLAGHADRLLGQLEEVEADLDRHRGAVAGTLIVAAFATAARGLLPAALSALRARYPELAVRLAEQEPAGAIDGLSTGDYDVAVVQDWPDDPLDIPAGLASRRLCTDELDLAVPAGHPLADRDAVALTELAGVAWISWPADQFCHGWLSRTLRKHGMAADIVHTASEHSTQLALVAAGLGVSVLPRLGREPLPDAVRVVPLRPAPRRRVSALWRTGATRRPAVQAMLRQLANE; via the coding sequence ATGTTGAGCCTCGAACGGCTCCGGGTGCTGCGGGCGGTGCGGGATACCGGATCGGTCCGGGGTGCCGCCGGGTCGCTGCACGTGACCACCTCGGCGATCTCGCAGCAGCTGGCCCGCCTGGAACGGGAAGCCGGACAGCAGCTGCTCGAACGGTTCGGCCGGGGTGTGCGGCTCACCAGTGCCGGGACGCTGCTGGCCGGGCACGCGGACCGGTTGCTCGGCCAGCTCGAGGAGGTCGAGGCCGACCTCGACCGGCACCGCGGCGCCGTGGCCGGGACCCTGATCGTGGCCGCCTTCGCCACCGCGGCCCGCGGGCTGCTGCCGGCCGCGCTGTCCGCCCTGCGCGCCCGGTACCCGGAGCTGGCGGTCCGGCTGGCCGAACAGGAACCGGCCGGAGCGATCGACGGGTTGAGCACGGGGGACTACGACGTCGCCGTGGTGCAGGACTGGCCGGACGACCCGCTGGACATCCCCGCCGGGCTGGCCAGCCGACGCCTGTGCACCGACGAGCTGGACCTGGCCGTGCCCGCGGGGCACCCGCTGGCAGACCGGGACGCGGTGGCACTGACCGAACTCGCGGGCGTGGCGTGGATCAGCTGGCCCGCCGACCAGTTCTGCCACGGCTGGCTGTCGCGGACGCTGCGCAAGCACGGCATGGCGGCGGACATCGTGCACACCGCGTCCGAGCACTCCACCCAACTGGCGTTGGTCGCCGCCGGACTGGGCGTTTCCGTGCTGCCCCGGCTCGGCCGGGAGCCGTTGCCCGACGCGGTGCGGGTGGTGCCGCTGCGCCCGGCGCCGCGGCGGCGGGTGTCCGCGCTCTGGCGGACCGGAGCAACCCGGCGTCCGGCGGTGCAGGCGATGCTGCGGCAGCTCGCCAACGAGTAG
- a CDS encoding alpha/beta fold hydrolase, translating to MHSFRTPDGITLGVEHFGDAAAPLVLLAGGTTMLSWPDALCEALARGGRQVVRYDLRDSGASTTVDPEAPAYTLRDLAADAAALARGLDDRPAQLAGIGVGGMVAQVAALDHPDAFSALTLAGTRPVAPGPADDDLPEHDAATMKRAFARPTPDWSDRAAVAEFAAAGAEILGDDPAAARARAERIFDRTPGTEPAVQAANQLGMVFARLDCAPRWRERLPALAIPALVVHGRRDPFFPVGNGEALAREIPGARLLVLEQAATAIPDTAAEEVAAAMLAL from the coding sequence ATGCACTCGTTCCGCACACCCGACGGCATCACGCTCGGGGTCGAGCACTTCGGCGATGCGGCGGCACCCCTCGTGCTGCTCGCCGGCGGCACGACCATGCTGTCCTGGCCCGACGCGCTCTGCGAGGCGCTCGCGCGCGGCGGACGTCAGGTGGTGCGGTACGACCTGCGCGACTCCGGCGCTTCGACGACCGTCGACCCCGAGGCGCCGGCGTACACGCTGCGCGACCTCGCCGCCGACGCCGCGGCGCTCGCCCGCGGACTCGACGACCGCCCGGCACAGCTGGCGGGCATCGGCGTCGGCGGGATGGTCGCCCAGGTGGCCGCGCTCGACCACCCGGACGCGTTCTCGGCACTCACCCTCGCCGGAACCCGGCCCGTCGCACCAGGCCCGGCCGATGACGACCTGCCCGAACACGACGCGGCGACGATGAAGCGGGCCTTCGCGCGCCCGACGCCTGATTGGTCCGACCGCGCCGCCGTGGCGGAGTTCGCCGCCGCCGGCGCGGAGATCCTCGGCGATGACCCCGCCGCGGCACGCGCGAGGGCCGAGCGCATCTTCGACCGCACCCCGGGCACCGAGCCCGCGGTACAGGCGGCCAACCAGCTGGGCATGGTGTTCGCCAGGCTCGACTGCGCGCCGCGCTGGCGCGAGCGGCTGCCCGCGCTCGCGATACCGGCGCTCGTGGTGCACGGTCGCCGCGATCCGTTCTTCCCGGTCGGCAACGGCGAGGCACTCGCACGCGAGATCCCCGGCGCGCGGCTGCTCGTGCTCGAACAGGCCGCGACCGCGATCCCCGACACGGCCGCCGAAGAGGTCGCCGCGGCGATGCTCGCGTTGTAG
- a CDS encoding SRPBCC family protein, with protein sequence MLGTRSTTSRTPRRRTGARAALLAVPLAVAGVLGTTAPAQAATSGPGTSPVSLTCQGKGVDPAAKARYRTEAFIQAPLRTIWNLQADVEAWPSWQKPAAPMTLERLDHGPLRRHSQFRATIQVPSSPPSTVVINSTVRQLQYGKCIRWTGPADGPGYHIDGVHVWNFVKVPGGVLVRTEESHAGTQADPNSDMGLEAWLSDLKTAAEANPCD encoded by the coding sequence ATGCTCGGTACTCGCTCGACCACCTCGCGAACCCCTCGTCGCCGGACTGGCGCGCGTGCCGCCCTGCTCGCGGTGCCGCTGGCCGTCGCCGGTGTCCTCGGCACCACCGCGCCCGCACAGGCCGCCACCTCCGGTCCCGGCACCAGCCCGGTTTCGCTGACCTGCCAAGGCAAAGGCGTCGACCCTGCCGCCAAGGCCCGATACCGGACCGAAGCCTTCATCCAGGCACCGCTGCGCACCATCTGGAACCTGCAGGCCGACGTGGAAGCCTGGCCCTCCTGGCAGAAACCCGCCGCCCCCATGACCCTGGAGCGCCTGGACCACGGCCCGCTGCGCAGGCACTCACAGTTCCGGGCGACCATCCAGGTGCCCTCCAGCCCGCCCAGCACGGTGGTCATCAACTCCACCGTCCGGCAGCTCCAGTACGGCAAGTGCATCCGCTGGACCGGTCCCGCCGACGGCCCCGGCTACCACATCGATGGCGTCCACGTCTGGAACTTCGTCAAGGTCCCCGGCGGCGTCCTCGTCCGCACCGAAGAAAGCCACGCCGGCACCCAGGCCGACCCCAACAGCGACATGGGGCTCGAAGCCTGGCTCAGCGACCTCAAGACCGCGGCCGAGGCCAACCCTTGCGACTGA
- a CDS encoding GlxA family transcriptional regulator — protein sequence MHRVVALVRPVQSTFELGCAAEVFGTRRAGVPQHYEFEVCTEKPGPVPTSAGYAMSVSRGLSSLASADTVLIPGWAPLETPLSAGVRRALLRAHTRGARLVTICSGAFALARTGLLDGRSATTHWEAAARLQREFPLVRVEPDVLYVDHGDVATSAGAGAGIDLCLHLVRRDHGAAHAALIARHMVMPPHREGGQAQYAPSPPSPDALDGLLEWAGARLGTPLSVADLAAHLNVSPRTLARRFADQLGSSPGAWLLSRRVAEARTLLEETNLSVEAIASRVGLTSAVNLRRRFHAQVGTTPGAYRRAFRIT from the coding sequence ATGCATCGCGTGGTGGCACTGGTGCGGCCGGTGCAGTCGACGTTCGAGCTCGGCTGCGCCGCCGAGGTCTTCGGCACGCGGCGGGCCGGGGTGCCGCAGCACTACGAGTTCGAGGTGTGCACGGAGAAGCCCGGCCCGGTACCGACGTCGGCCGGGTACGCGATGTCCGTGTCGCGGGGCCTTTCGTCGCTCGCGTCCGCGGACACGGTGCTGATTCCGGGCTGGGCGCCGTTGGAGACACCACTGTCCGCCGGAGTACGCCGGGCGCTGCTGCGAGCGCACACCCGCGGGGCGCGGCTCGTCACGATCTGCTCCGGGGCGTTCGCGCTGGCCCGCACCGGACTGCTGGACGGCCGTTCGGCCACCACGCATTGGGAGGCCGCGGCACGGCTGCAACGGGAGTTCCCCCTGGTGCGCGTGGAACCGGACGTGCTCTACGTGGACCACGGCGATGTCGCCACGAGCGCCGGCGCGGGCGCGGGCATCGACCTGTGCCTGCACCTCGTCCGACGGGACCACGGCGCCGCGCACGCCGCCCTCATCGCGCGCCACATGGTGATGCCGCCGCATCGCGAAGGCGGCCAGGCGCAGTACGCGCCGTCTCCCCCGTCCCCGGACGCGCTGGACGGCCTCCTCGAATGGGCCGGCGCACGCCTCGGGACGCCGCTGTCGGTAGCCGACCTGGCCGCACACCTCAACGTCTCACCTCGCACGCTGGCACGGCGCTTCGCCGACCAACTCGGCTCGAGCCCGGGCGCTTGGCTGCTCTCCCGCCGGGTAGCCGAGGCACGCACCCTGCTGGAGGAGACGAACCTGTCGGTGGAAGCGATCGCGAGCCGGGTCGGCCTCACCTCGGCGGTCAACCTGCGCCGCCGTTTCCACGCCCAGGTGGGCACGACCCCGGGCGCCTACCGGCGGGCGTTCCGGATCACGTGA
- a CDS encoding cupin domain-containing protein, with protein MHPEILAQQGYTSVSVKESPVRELFTGIRLRPLWTGPGGAHANVLEMDPGTSWPHRDVHEPGPEEVYVVAGTFNDGARDYPAGTFLHAPAGSWHVPATTTGCTLFLFYPEG; from the coding sequence ATGCACCCCGAGATCCTCGCCCAGCAGGGCTACACCTCCGTCTCTGTCAAGGAATCCCCCGTCCGCGAGCTCTTCACCGGCATCCGGCTACGTCCTCTGTGGACAGGGCCGGGCGGCGCGCACGCCAACGTGCTGGAGATGGACCCCGGCACGTCGTGGCCGCATCGCGACGTCCACGAACCCGGTCCGGAGGAGGTCTACGTGGTCGCGGGCACGTTCAACGACGGCGCGCGCGACTACCCGGCCGGGACGTTCCTGCACGCCCCGGCGGGATCGTGGCACGTACCCGCGACCACGACCGGCTGCACGCTGTTCCTCTTCTACCCGGAAGGCTAG
- a CDS encoding CocE/NonD family hydrolase: MASTPLIDVARLKRPRAIVCAAAALAVALICTAAGAAVAAEPAAGDPVTHEENERVPEGAVWTQHYFPSSDGSDVELHADVLLPEGMAEGARVPVILSAGPYFGHSGQLALEDWKQTGPSNRFNDFIEGTDLFDRGYAFVMVDVRGFGGATGCLDAAGPGDRADVRAAIDWAASQPWSTGAVGMYGKSFDAITGLIGNNLNQDALKAVVAQEPVWDLYRNIRSNGVPRSTTVSVPAEYEKIATLPQLPDDDARYLANAGYENAHPECALLNRIGYQTADPESQYWRDRDYANLAKGTDTPLLFTQGLLEWNTEPEAMQEFLDNHHGPERGWLGPWEHVRGNDRTEDGRLKMGRGGWFTETMSFYDQYLKGIEPPVQFPAYAVQDNTGTWRAQDTWPVTERSATVPLGGGSYVDKGGEAGPDAGNSFFQWSTPLTQATRITGTPRISLNAKGYGNVMVKLHDVAPDGNAAMFDEQVATIKPGETAFDLKSTDWTLAPGHSLAVEIGTIQAGVLGDWIDTPSNETINVADARLDLALDDTADDTATPGERAPYLDAYLQLNTKKLPIGEASFAIPPVTR, translated from the coding sequence ATGGCTTCGACACCCTTGATCGACGTTGCCCGGTTGAAACGCCCTCGTGCGATCGTGTGCGCCGCGGCCGCGCTGGCCGTCGCGCTGATCTGCACGGCGGCCGGTGCCGCCGTCGCGGCCGAGCCCGCCGCCGGTGATCCGGTTACGCATGAGGAGAACGAGCGTGTCCCCGAGGGCGCGGTGTGGACGCAGCACTACTTCCCGTCTTCGGACGGGTCCGATGTGGAGCTGCACGCCGATGTGCTGCTTCCGGAAGGGATGGCCGAAGGTGCGCGGGTACCGGTCATCCTGTCGGCCGGCCCCTACTTCGGGCACTCCGGCCAGTTGGCGCTGGAGGACTGGAAGCAGACCGGTCCTTCGAACCGGTTCAACGACTTCATCGAGGGCACCGATCTGTTCGACCGTGGTTACGCCTTCGTCATGGTGGACGTGCGCGGTTTCGGTGGCGCCACCGGCTGTCTCGACGCCGCTGGCCCCGGTGACCGAGCCGACGTCCGGGCGGCGATCGACTGGGCCGCGAGCCAGCCGTGGTCGACCGGCGCGGTGGGCATGTACGGCAAGTCCTTCGACGCGATCACCGGCCTGATCGGCAACAACCTGAACCAGGATGCGCTCAAGGCCGTGGTCGCGCAGGAACCGGTCTGGGACCTGTACCGCAACATCCGCTCGAACGGCGTGCCCCGCTCGACCACCGTCAGCGTGCCCGCTGAATACGAGAAGATCGCGACGCTGCCGCAACTGCCGGATGACGACGCCCGCTACCTGGCCAACGCCGGGTACGAGAACGCGCATCCGGAATGCGCGCTGCTGAACAGGATCGGGTACCAGACCGCCGACCCGGAGTCGCAGTACTGGAGGGATCGCGACTACGCGAACCTGGCCAAGGGCACCGACACCCCGCTGCTGTTCACCCAGGGCTTGCTGGAGTGGAACACCGAGCCCGAAGCGATGCAGGAGTTCCTCGACAACCACCACGGCCCGGAGCGCGGCTGGCTCGGCCCGTGGGAGCACGTGCGCGGCAACGACCGCACCGAGGACGGCCGCCTGAAGATGGGGCGCGGGGGCTGGTTCACCGAAACGATGTCCTTCTACGACCAGTACCTCAAGGGCATCGAACCCCCGGTCCAGTTCCCGGCCTACGCCGTCCAGGACAACACCGGCACCTGGCGCGCCCAGGACACCTGGCCGGTGACCGAGCGGTCCGCCACCGTCCCGCTCGGCGGAGGATCCTATGTGGACAAAGGCGGTGAGGCGGGTCCGGACGCCGGGAACAGCTTCTTCCAGTGGTCCACGCCGCTCACGCAGGCCACCCGGATCACCGGAACGCCGCGGATCTCCCTGAACGCCAAGGGATACGGCAATGTCATGGTCAAGCTGCACGACGTCGCCCCGGATGGCAATGCCGCCATGTTCGACGAGCAGGTCGCCACGATCAAGCCGGGTGAAACGGCCTTCGACCTCAAGTCGACGGACTGGACCCTGGCGCCGGGTCACTCACTGGCCGTCGAGATCGGCACTATCCAGGCCGGCGTCCTCGGCGACTGGATAGACACCCCCTCCAACGAAACGATCAACGTCGCCGACGCCCGGCTCGATCTGGCACTGGACGACACCGCCGACGACACCGCCACACCCGGCGAGCGGGCCCCTTACCTGGACGCCTACCTGCAGCTGAACACGAAGAAGCTGCCCATCGGCGAGGCCTCCTTCGCGATCCCGCCCGTCACCCGCTGA
- a CDS encoding HNH endonuclease signature motif containing protein translates to MLYVDFSMLPPDWLSSMNAASIERLDVSQAVGVVISARRAICRMQAVQARAIAQVSRARGGARWVADELAPELRLSRETTATRVALAKALVSRMPCLLAAMTEGELDIEKARQAFDGVAVLSDDLARQADEILSARIGEKNPSNWRKTVTRVVASLDPEGQRARAEARRKQRRVELHHEPDAMASLWAYLPVEIATAVYARIDMLARKLRGGDETRTMDQLRADVLAELLLGKGWEGLAAQVFIHIPLDTALGIRDDGCELVGHGPIPGDLGRQLMNQPNSVWRKVLTDPVSGTVRDIGRKRYRPPADLAELVRVRDRTCRAPGCNRPAQRCDADHCTAWSENGDTCDHNLCCLCRHHHRLKDEPGWTFEFDPETADLRVTTPNGRTYTTRPEPLLDPPPPPKLTDEPPPF, encoded by the coding sequence ATGTTGTATGTTGATTTCAGTATGTTGCCGCCGGATTGGTTGTCGTCGATGAATGCGGCGTCGATCGAGCGGCTCGATGTGTCGCAGGCGGTGGGGGTGGTGATCTCGGCTCGGCGGGCGATCTGTCGTATGCAGGCGGTGCAGGCCCGCGCGATCGCGCAGGTCAGCCGGGCCCGCGGTGGTGCGCGGTGGGTCGCCGACGAGCTGGCGCCGGAGCTGCGGCTGTCCCGTGAAACGACCGCGACCCGAGTGGCCTTGGCGAAAGCGCTGGTGTCCCGGATGCCGTGTTTGCTGGCGGCGATGACTGAGGGCGAGTTGGATATCGAAAAGGCGCGTCAAGCCTTTGATGGCGTGGCGGTGTTGTCGGACGATTTAGCCCGTCAGGCGGATGAGATTCTGTCGGCGCGGATTGGTGAGAAGAATCCGAGCAACTGGCGGAAAACGGTCACTCGGGTGGTGGCGAGTCTCGATCCCGAAGGCCAGCGGGCGCGGGCTGAAGCCCGCAGGAAGCAGCGGCGGGTTGAGTTGCACCACGAGCCGGATGCGATGGCGTCGTTGTGGGCGTATCTTCCGGTCGAGATCGCGACCGCGGTGTACGCCCGCATCGACATGCTGGCCCGCAAGCTTCGGGGTGGCGATGAAACCCGCACGATGGACCAACTCCGAGCCGATGTACTCGCGGAACTACTGCTCGGTAAGGGTTGGGAGGGCTTGGCCGCTCAGGTGTTCATCCACATTCCGCTCGACACCGCCCTCGGTATCCGCGACGACGGGTGCGAGCTGGTCGGCCACGGCCCCATCCCCGGCGACCTCGGTCGCCAACTCATGAACCAACCCAACTCGGTGTGGCGGAAGGTATTGACCGACCCAGTATCGGGCACTGTCCGCGATATCGGCCGCAAGCGCTACCGCCCACCCGCCGATCTCGCCGAGTTGGTTCGAGTGCGTGACCGCACCTGCCGTGCCCCGGGCTGTAATCGCCCCGCGCAACGCTGCGATGCCGACCACTGCACCGCGTGGTCGGAAAACGGGGACACCTGCGACCACAACCTGTGCTGCCTGTGCCGCCACCACCACCGGTTGAAGGATGAGCCGGGCTGGACCTTCGAGTTCGATCCCGAAACGGCCGATCTCAGGGTCACCACCCCCAACGGCCGCACCTACACCACCAGACCCGAACCACTGCTCGATCCGCCGCCACCACCGAAGCTCACCGACGAGCCACCACCTTTCTAA
- a CDS encoding GNAT family N-acetyltransferase, which yields MAVMTSIWTGRKIRLRGIEPEDWKALQRFDEHTADMRNADRIHPPRSAAGYRDWAANQATADATGDEFRLAIETRVDQTLVGTLSANDTDQRAGRFSYGISIGHDYQRHGYATDAAILLMTYLFGERRYHKCEVSMYAFNEASIALHRKLGFQLEGQLRDHEYFAGHRHDLVIMGLTINEFTARYPFADVG from the coding sequence ATGGCGGTCATGACCTCGATCTGGACCGGACGGAAGATCCGGCTGCGCGGCATCGAACCCGAAGACTGGAAGGCGCTCCAGCGCTTCGACGAGCACACCGCGGATATGCGCAACGCGGATCGGATCCATCCGCCCCGCTCGGCCGCCGGCTACCGCGACTGGGCAGCCAACCAGGCCACCGCGGACGCGACCGGCGACGAGTTCCGCCTCGCCATCGAAACCCGCGTCGACCAGACCCTCGTCGGCACCCTGTCCGCCAACGACACCGACCAGCGCGCGGGCCGCTTCAGCTATGGAATCAGCATCGGCCACGACTACCAACGACACGGCTACGCCACCGACGCCGCCATCCTGCTGATGACCTACCTGTTCGGCGAACGTCGCTACCACAAATGCGAAGTCAGCATGTACGCCTTCAACGAAGCATCGATCGCGCTGCACCGCAAGCTCGGCTTCCAGCTCGAAGGGCAGCTGCGTGACCACGAATACTTCGCCGGACACCGCCACGACCTCGTGATTATGGGACTGACCATCAACGAGTTCACCGCACGCTACCCCTTTGCCGACGTCGGCTAG